A window of the Microbacterium sp. AZCO genome harbors these coding sequences:
- a CDS encoding DUF6345 domain-containing protein, with the protein MASLPVFHTTSARQDDIQVEKLARDVLGGHDLRIDSRGATTAVRGLDVTVDADRARGGVWAGDLSRLWGDPRIDVPKDDQVAEIARTVLDELRLTPELTEPFRYTEPGVRRSKTVTDDDNGRSVDEGEATYARDVVVDVSGRPDIPGDALPVFGGGGRFRATVGDGGQIVGVHGVWRDAFQADELPVRSVEEAIEAAGLSRDGKNVRVTGAQLGYYSAPSFAAQDLLFPVYAVTADVRNGDEWIPSRVTLVPATELGEVTRREAPVPDRTEGITLSPAVLRDVITPGRAVPSDLTVSSAALRRRGIQPENVLTRGPSGSIFIKPGLTGIDLSALLEAIRPRSFGASWIGSFGGLGGSQGNAQGFVDEMSAEGWQRRFNWGNQAAWKSDWISNDDQYVDDVDFVFYTGHAGPDGWMLATGGAADWLNYTEIGAQPNNPSDHWGRNNLEWAVIAACGPLEDDIINGGGNVHDRWRGVFDGLHLLLGYAAVTFDNEEEGRRIASYARSGMTLRQAWFRAAQEIQPSTNTYGDPYGPDIYAAAYYIGNSTANTADDHLWGRGTVGPDIRNSTYRACTYSPC; encoded by the coding sequence ATGGCTTCGCTTCCGGTGTTCCACACCACATCGGCGCGGCAGGACGACATCCAGGTCGAGAAGCTCGCCAGGGACGTGCTGGGCGGACACGATCTGAGGATCGACTCGCGCGGCGCGACGACCGCGGTGCGAGGACTCGACGTCACCGTCGACGCCGACCGTGCCCGCGGCGGCGTCTGGGCGGGGGATCTCAGCCGGCTGTGGGGCGATCCCCGCATCGACGTACCGAAGGACGACCAGGTCGCCGAGATCGCCCGCACCGTGCTCGACGAGCTGCGGCTGACGCCGGAGCTCACCGAACCGTTCCGGTACACGGAGCCCGGGGTGCGCCGCTCGAAGACCGTGACCGACGACGACAACGGTCGCAGCGTCGACGAGGGCGAGGCGACCTATGCGCGCGACGTCGTCGTGGACGTCTCGGGTCGCCCCGACATCCCGGGAGACGCGCTTCCGGTCTTCGGCGGAGGCGGACGCTTCCGCGCGACCGTCGGCGACGGCGGCCAGATCGTCGGCGTGCACGGGGTGTGGCGCGATGCGTTCCAAGCCGATGAGCTGCCCGTTCGCAGCGTCGAGGAGGCGATCGAGGCGGCGGGCCTCAGCCGCGACGGCAAGAACGTGCGCGTCACCGGCGCGCAGCTCGGCTACTACAGCGCCCCGTCGTTCGCGGCGCAGGACCTCCTGTTCCCCGTGTACGCCGTCACCGCTGATGTCCGAAACGGCGACGAGTGGATCCCCTCGCGGGTCACGCTCGTGCCGGCCACCGAGCTCGGCGAGGTCACCCGGCGGGAGGCGCCCGTGCCCGACCGCACGGAGGGCATCACGCTCTCGCCCGCGGTCCTGCGCGACGTCATCACGCCCGGCCGTGCGGTCCCGAGCGACCTCACCGTGAGCTCGGCGGCGCTGCGCCGCCGCGGCATCCAGCCCGAGAACGTCCTCACGCGGGGGCCGTCCGGCTCGATCTTCATCAAGCCGGGCCTCACGGGCATCGACCTCTCGGCGCTCCTCGAGGCGATCCGCCCGCGCTCCTTCGGCGCCTCGTGGATCGGCAGCTTCGGAGGGCTCGGCGGCAGCCAGGGCAACGCGCAGGGCTTCGTCGACGAGATGAGCGCCGAGGGGTGGCAGCGCCGGTTCAACTGGGGCAACCAGGCCGCGTGGAAGTCGGACTGGATCAGCAACGACGATCAGTACGTCGACGACGTCGACTTCGTGTTCTACACCGGTCACGCCGGTCCCGACGGATGGATGCTGGCCACCGGCGGCGCGGCGGACTGGCTGAACTACACCGAGATCGGCGCGCAGCCGAACAACCCGTCCGATCACTGGGGACGCAACAACCTGGAGTGGGCGGTGATCGCGGCCTGCGGTCCGCTCGAGGACGACATCATCAACGGCGGCGGCAACGTGCACGATCGGTGGCGCGGGGTCTTCGACGGCCTCCACCTGCTGCTCGGCTACGCCGCGGTCACCTTCGACAACGAGGAGGAGGGGCGCCGCATCGCGAGCTACGCGCGATCGGGCATGACGCTGCGCCAGGCGTGGTTCCGCGCGGCGCAGGAGATCCAGCCGTCGACCAACACGTACGGCGACCCGTACGGGCCCGACATCTACGCCGCGGCGTACTACATCGGCAACTCCACCGCGAACACGGCCGACGACCACCTGTGGGGACGCGGAACGGTCGGCCCCGACATCCGCAATTCGACCTACCGGGCGTGCACGTACTCGCCCTGCTGA
- a CDS encoding fused MFS/spermidine synthase, whose product MARARREPSDDPQARLSDGTIARIVPSGFTSGSELVVDGTPQSHVDLDDPTHLHFEYVARMGAVIDRLRMPGQPLTAVHLGAGALTIPRYVEATRPGSRQQVIELEPALVDLVRESLPLPKGAAIRVRIGDAREGLGRLPAGLVGAVDLLVSDVYSGAQTPAHLTTIEFYTAAARLLAPDGVLLVNVADGAGLAFARRQVATVRAVLPHVVVLAEVQTLKGRRFGNLVVAASPAPLPTEWLPRLMAAGPHPAKVAQGDEFDEFVRGARPATDADATPSPKPSASIFER is encoded by the coding sequence ATGGCGAGGGCGAGACGGGAACCGAGTGACGACCCGCAGGCCCGGCTCTCCGACGGCACCATCGCGCGCATCGTCCCCTCGGGCTTCACGAGCGGGTCCGAGCTCGTCGTCGACGGAACCCCGCAATCGCACGTCGACCTCGACGATCCGACGCACCTGCACTTCGAATACGTCGCGCGGATGGGCGCCGTGATCGACAGGCTCCGGATGCCGGGCCAGCCGCTGACCGCCGTGCACCTGGGCGCGGGGGCCCTGACGATCCCGCGGTACGTCGAGGCCACCCGGCCGGGATCGCGTCAGCAGGTCATCGAGCTCGAGCCGGCGCTCGTCGACCTCGTGCGCGAGAGTCTCCCGCTGCCGAAGGGCGCCGCGATCCGCGTGCGCATCGGCGACGCGCGCGAGGGGCTCGGCCGGCTTCCGGCGGGGCTCGTCGGGGCGGTGGACCTGCTCGTCTCCGACGTCTACTCGGGCGCCCAGACGCCGGCCCACCTCACGACGATCGAGTTCTACACCGCGGCCGCGCGGCTGCTCGCCCCCGACGGCGTGCTGCTCGTCAACGTCGCCGACGGCGCGGGACTCGCGTTCGCGCGGCGTCAGGTCGCGACAGTGCGCGCCGTGCTGCCGCACGTCGTCGTGCTCGCCGAGGTGCAGACCCTGAAGGGCCGGCGGTTCGGCAACCTCGTGGTCGCCGCATCCCCCGCTCCCCTGCCGACCGAGTGGCTGCCGCGCCTCATGGCCGCCGGCCCGCACCCCGCGAAGGTCGCCCAGGGCGACGAGTTCGACGAGTTCGTGCGGGGAGCCCGACCCGCGACGGACGCCGACGCGACGCCGTCGCCGAAGCCCTCGGCATCCATCTTCGAGAGATGA
- a CDS encoding 5-oxoprolinase subunit PxpA, with product MPAIDLNADLGETVDGVPTADDEAMFAVISSANVACGGHAGDAASMRAAVDRARRFGVAVGAHPSYPDQAGFGRTRIDIEPAALRASVADQLDALLAAGADLRYVKPHGALYHAVTRDAGEADAVVAAVADLSARLGRALSILGLDGAIAGAAARAGIPFVREAFLDRGYRADGSLVPRGEPGDLLDDPALVAARAVRLARAGLVDAVDGSDIAADAASLCLHGDSPAAVAMARAVRAALDVEGIEVRAPW from the coding sequence ATGCCCGCGATCGACCTCAATGCCGACCTCGGCGAGACCGTCGACGGGGTCCCGACGGCCGACGACGAGGCGATGTTCGCCGTCATCTCGAGCGCGAATGTCGCGTGCGGCGGGCATGCGGGAGATGCCGCGTCGATGCGCGCCGCCGTCGACCGCGCGCGGCGATTCGGTGTCGCGGTCGGCGCGCACCCGTCGTACCCGGACCAGGCCGGGTTCGGGCGCACCCGGATCGACATCGAGCCCGCCGCCCTCCGGGCGAGCGTCGCCGATCAGCTCGACGCTCTGCTCGCGGCCGGCGCCGACCTCCGGTACGTCAAGCCGCACGGCGCCCTGTACCACGCGGTGACGCGGGACGCGGGAGAGGCGGATGCCGTCGTCGCCGCCGTCGCCGACCTCTCCGCCCGCCTCGGCCGGGCGCTCTCGATCCTCGGACTCGACGGAGCCATCGCGGGCGCCGCCGCTCGTGCGGGGATTCCCTTCGTCCGCGAGGCGTTCCTCGACCGCGGCTACCGCGCCGACGGCTCGCTCGTGCCGCGCGGCGAGCCGGGCGATCTCCTCGACGATCCCGCGCTCGTAGCGGCGCGGGCCGTGCGCCTCGCGCGCGCCGGCCTGGTCGATGCCGTCGACGGATCCGACATCGCGGCGGACGCGGCGTCCCTCTGCCTCCACGGCGATTCGCCCGCCGCGGTCGCGATGGCGCGCGCCGTGCGAGCCGCTCTCGACGTGGAGGGCATCGAGGTGCGGGCGCCGTGGTGA
- a CDS encoding hemerythrin domain-containing protein, with protein MPATPLPPSGDVPTAKTCDASGMADIHRMYKAGFGEGPALVRGVAERDSAHAEVVAQQLDLLSVALHAHHEGEDARLWAPLEERAPACAVHVERMKQQHAAMLVQLTALDAALPAWRRSAKAVDAEPVLAALDGVNAALDVHLPDEEANIVPVMETVITQKEVEWFSEHGRKATPKGQTWNSLGLILEAQPDGGDAWMRKSLPGPVRLVWRWVGKPKYEKHRAALEGR; from the coding sequence ATGCCCGCCACCCCTCTGCCGCCGAGCGGCGACGTCCCGACGGCCAAGACGTGCGACGCGAGCGGAATGGCCGACATCCATCGCATGTACAAGGCGGGCTTCGGGGAGGGGCCCGCGCTCGTCCGCGGCGTCGCCGAGCGCGACTCCGCGCACGCCGAGGTCGTCGCGCAGCAGCTCGACCTGCTGTCGGTCGCACTGCACGCCCACCACGAGGGAGAGGACGCGCGGCTGTGGGCGCCGCTCGAGGAGCGGGCGCCCGCGTGCGCGGTCCACGTCGAGCGCATGAAGCAGCAGCATGCGGCGATGCTCGTGCAGCTGACGGCGCTCGACGCGGCGCTCCCCGCGTGGCGGCGGTCGGCGAAGGCGGTGGATGCCGAGCCCGTCCTCGCGGCCCTCGACGGTGTCAACGCCGCGCTCGACGTGCACCTGCCCGACGAGGAGGCGAACATCGTCCCCGTCATGGAGACCGTCATCACGCAGAAGGAGGTCGAGTGGTTCTCGGAGCACGGCCGCAAGGCGACTCCGAAGGGGCAGACCTGGAACTCGCTCGGCCTCATCCTCGAGGCGCAGCCCGACGGCGGCGACGCCTGGATGCGCAAGAGCCTCCCCGGCCCCGTGCGACTCGTCTGGCGGTGGGTCGGCAAGCCGAAGTACGAGAAGCACCGCGCGGCTCTCGAGGGGCGCTGA
- a CDS encoding FtsX-like permease family protein, with the protein MPRGAASLSLGSLRERGMGASVLVAALSSAFGVVLISATGFIGAMLRADPYVGDSGTLAFVLSFLTTLLVGVAVYVAAIVTANTFSTVVAGRTRRIALLRLIGASARSQRREVAQQGLVVGVIGAFVGLVAGTLLSAAGVAILTAVLGLDGVSYSVVQASLLLPAVIVALTTWTAAWAGSRRVLAVTPLQALGGSVEASRETVARRSGRNITALVLFIVGGALLALGILAGLVTPLGVMIAFVGGILSFTGLALGATLVMPPVLRLVGRWFGSSATARLAAENALRYPERSSRMAIGVVMGVTLVTMFAVALETVKAVLTVSAGGELPDEIGTVIDSFAAIMMGLVGVSAVIAAVGLVNLLTLGVVQRRRELGLLRALGLSNAQVRRVVLLEAAHLTIAALITGLVLGVVYGWAGAQSLLGSVPIDPEAPRVMNFVAPAVPFWPVVVIIAATALLTLVATVVPTRLATRVAPVEALAE; encoded by the coding sequence ATGCCGCGGGGCGCGGCATCCCTCTCCCTCGGCTCTCTGCGCGAACGGGGGATGGGCGCGAGTGTGCTCGTCGCGGCGCTGTCGAGCGCCTTCGGCGTCGTGCTCATCTCCGCGACCGGCTTCATCGGCGCGATGCTGCGTGCCGACCCCTACGTCGGCGACAGCGGGACGCTCGCGTTCGTGCTGAGCTTCCTCACGACGCTGCTCGTCGGCGTCGCGGTCTACGTCGCGGCGATCGTCACGGCCAACACGTTCTCGACCGTCGTCGCGGGCCGCACGCGCCGGATCGCGCTGCTGCGCCTCATCGGAGCCTCCGCGCGCTCGCAGCGGCGCGAGGTCGCGCAGCAGGGTCTCGTGGTCGGAGTCATCGGGGCGTTCGTCGGACTCGTCGCGGGGACGCTGCTCTCGGCCGCGGGCGTCGCGATCCTGACCGCGGTCCTCGGACTCGACGGCGTCTCGTACTCGGTGGTGCAGGCATCCCTCCTGCTGCCCGCCGTCATCGTCGCCCTCACGACGTGGACCGCCGCGTGGGCGGGCTCGCGGCGCGTGCTCGCGGTCACTCCGCTGCAGGCCCTGGGCGGATCGGTCGAGGCGTCGCGCGAGACCGTGGCGCGGCGCAGCGGGCGGAACATCACGGCCCTCGTGCTCTTCATCGTCGGCGGCGCCCTGCTCGCGCTCGGCATCCTCGCCGGACTCGTCACGCCGCTCGGCGTCATGATCGCGTTCGTCGGCGGCATCCTGTCGTTCACCGGGCTCGCGCTCGGTGCGACGCTCGTCATGCCGCCCGTGCTCCGCCTCGTCGGCCGCTGGTTCGGCTCGTCGGCGACCGCGCGGCTCGCCGCCGAGAACGCCCTGCGCTACCCGGAGCGCTCGAGTCGCATGGCGATCGGCGTCGTGATGGGCGTGACGCTCGTGACGATGTTCGCCGTCGCGCTCGAGACCGTGAAGGCCGTGCTCACTGTCTCGGCGGGCGGTGAGCTCCCCGACGAGATCGGCACGGTCATCGACTCCTTCGCCGCCATCATGATGGGACTCGTCGGCGTCTCGGCCGTCATCGCCGCTGTCGGGCTCGTCAACCTCCTCACCCTCGGCGTCGTGCAGCGCCGCCGCGAGCTGGGACTGCTCCGCGCGCTCGGCCTCTCGAACGCCCAGGTGCGACGGGTCGTGCTGCTCGAGGCGGCGCACCTCACGATCGCAGCCCTCATCACGGGGCTCGTGCTCGGCGTCGTCTACGGCTGGGCCGGCGCGCAGTCGCTCCTCGGCTCGGTGCCGATCGACCCCGAGGCGCCGCGCGTCATGAACTTCGTGGCCCCGGCCGTGCCGTTCTGGCCCGTCGTCGTGATCATCGCCGCGACGGCGCTCCTCACCCTCGTCGCGACGGTCGTGCCGACCCGTCTCGCGACACGCGTCGCACCCGTCGAGGCGCTCGCGGAGTAG
- a CDS encoding group 1 truncated hemoglobin encodes MAVYDEIGGAASVKAAVSVFYDRVLADPSVSPWFDGIDIMRLKSHQRAFLAAALGGPELFSGRDLASAHAGRDITDEGFDTIVEHLTTSLHDLGVADDVVTAVRERVEPLREDVVTA; translated from the coding sequence ATGGCTGTGTATGACGAGATCGGCGGCGCCGCGTCGGTGAAGGCGGCGGTGTCGGTGTTCTACGACCGCGTGCTCGCCGATCCGTCGGTGTCGCCGTGGTTCGACGGAATCGACATCATGCGGCTGAAGTCGCATCAGCGGGCGTTCCTCGCGGCAGCGCTCGGCGGGCCGGAGCTGTTCTCCGGCCGCGACCTCGCCTCGGCCCACGCCGGTCGCGACATCACCGACGAGGGGTTCGACACGATCGTCGAGCACCTCACGACGAGCCTCCACGACCTCGGGGTCGCCGACGACGTCGTCACTGCTGTGCGCGAGCGCGTCGAGCCGCTCCGCGAGGACGTCGTCACGGCGTAG
- a CDS encoding SprT-like domain-containing protein: MSELHRVRLWAEALIASHLDDSWTFAFDNAKRRAGQCDYTRKRITVSRYLAARYDDDTNHQTLLHEVAHALAGADAAHGPRWKAMARDLGYVGGVTHHGETATDLAPWVGVCPAGHTAYRHRRPSRATSCVKCAPHFDARFLFTWTRREITPATRLAAMTPR; this comes from the coding sequence ATGTCGGAACTGCATCGCGTGCGCCTGTGGGCGGAGGCCCTCATCGCGTCCCACCTCGACGACTCGTGGACCTTCGCGTTCGACAACGCCAAGCGCCGCGCGGGGCAGTGCGACTACACGCGCAAGCGCATCACGGTGTCGCGCTACCTCGCGGCGCGCTACGACGACGACACGAATCACCAGACGCTGCTGCACGAGGTCGCGCATGCCCTGGCGGGAGCGGATGCCGCGCACGGCCCGCGCTGGAAGGCCATGGCCCGCGACCTCGGCTACGTCGGCGGCGTGACCCATCACGGCGAGACGGCGACCGACCTGGCGCCGTGGGTGGGCGTGTGTCCCGCGGGGCACACCGCGTACCGGCACCGACGCCCGTCACGGGCGACGTCGTGCGTCAAGTGCGCACCGCACTTCGACGCCCGGTTCCTCTTCACCTGGACCCGGCGCGAGATCACCCCCGCCACGCGGCTCGCCGCCATGACGCCCCGCTGA
- a CDS encoding 2-phosphosulfolactate phosphatase has translation MPEPQHPFDQSTYQVRFDWGAEGLARLAPADVVVLVDVLDASTDVIASTDLIAAGGRHASADGPGAGDRDASADALAAVAPAEGLVLVGALTNASAVADAVLAEQRRRSARTSVAVIAVGDGPRFAMEDLLGAGAVIAALADRGIDHSSPEAAVACEAFRALRGAARHLLTASGSGRERADRADDVRAAAAVDASTVVPVLRRGAFVAL, from the coding sequence ATGCCCGAACCGCAGCATCCCTTCGACCAGTCGACGTACCAGGTCCGATTCGACTGGGGCGCTGAGGGGCTCGCCCGGCTCGCGCCGGCCGACGTCGTCGTGCTCGTGGACGTGCTCGACGCCTCGACCGACGTCATCGCCTCGACGGACCTCATCGCGGCGGGGGGCCGGCACGCGTCGGCAGATGGCCCAGGGGCCGGGGATCGGGATGCCTCGGCCGACGCCCTCGCCGCGGTGGCGCCCGCGGAGGGTCTCGTGCTCGTCGGGGCCCTCACGAACGCGTCGGCCGTCGCCGACGCCGTGCTCGCCGAGCAGCGTCGCCGCAGCGCGCGCACGAGCGTCGCCGTCATCGCCGTGGGCGACGGCCCGCGGTTCGCGATGGAGGACCTGCTCGGCGCCGGTGCCGTCATCGCCGCGCTCGCCGACCGCGGCATCGACCACTCGTCGCCCGAGGCGGCGGTCGCGTGCGAGGCCTTCCGCGCGCTGCGCGGTGCCGCCCGGCACCTCCTGACGGCGAGCGGCTCCGGCCGCGAGCGCGCCGACCGCGCCGACGACGTGCGGGCGGCCGCCGCCGTCGACGCGTCCACCGTCGTGCCGGTGCTGCGCCGTGGAGCGTTCGTCGCGCTCTGA
- a CDS encoding alpha/beta hydrolase, whose amino-acid sequence MPTFTTSDGTEIYYTDWGTGAPVVLSHGWPLSSDAWAVESKLLADAGYRAIAHDRRGHGRSTNTDRGHDMDTYARDLAELIEHLDLTDLVVIGHSTGGGEVVRYAAQHGKGRVRKVVTAGAVPPVMVQSETNPEGTPIEAFDGIRAGVLADRSQFYKDLAVPFYGFNRDGAVVSQGLIDDFQRQGMLAGLVAAYECVKVFSETDFTEDLKALDVPIFLAHGSDDQIVPIAAAAEKSIDLVSDGTLKVYEGAPHGISGEYQKALIADILAFIAD is encoded by the coding sequence ATGCCGACGTTCACCACCTCCGACGGCACCGAGATCTATTACACCGACTGGGGCACCGGCGCGCCCGTCGTGCTGAGCCACGGCTGGCCGCTCAGCTCCGACGCCTGGGCCGTCGAGTCCAAGCTGCTCGCCGACGCGGGCTACCGTGCCATCGCCCACGACCGCCGTGGACACGGCCGCTCGACGAACACCGACCGCGGCCATGACATGGACACCTACGCGCGCGACCTCGCCGAGCTCATCGAGCACCTCGACCTCACCGACCTCGTCGTGATCGGCCACTCGACGGGCGGCGGCGAGGTCGTCCGGTATGCGGCGCAGCACGGCAAGGGCCGCGTCCGCAAGGTCGTCACCGCCGGTGCCGTCCCGCCCGTCATGGTGCAGTCCGAGACGAACCCCGAGGGGACGCCCATCGAGGCCTTCGACGGGATCCGAGCCGGCGTGCTCGCCGACCGCTCGCAGTTCTACAAGGACCTCGCGGTGCCGTTCTACGGCTTCAACCGCGACGGCGCCGTCGTCTCGCAGGGTCTCATCGACGACTTCCAGCGTCAGGGGATGCTCGCGGGCCTCGTCGCCGCCTACGAGTGCGTCAAGGTCTTCTCCGAGACCGACTTCACCGAGGACCTGAAGGCACTGGATGTGCCGATCTTCCTCGCGCACGGCTCGGACGACCAGATCGTGCCGATCGCCGCGGCCGCCGAGAAGTCGATCGATCTCGTGTCCGACGGCACCCTCAAGGTCTACGAGGGGGCCCCGCACGGCATCTCCGGCGAGTACCAGAAGGCGCTGATCGCCGACATCCTCGCGTTCATCGCCGACTGA
- a CDS encoding 5-oxoprolinase/urea amidolyase family protein encodes MVSPRLLPMGDRAVIAEVAALDEVLALHEALAASRPRGVVDLVPAARTVLVQVDPRRLTLAAARSWIQRTAEGMDAAPPVRADATVVELDAVYDGPDLAETAELLGLSRDELVARHSGAEWTVAFTGFAPGFGYLVSEDWRFDVPRLASPRTRVPAGAIGLAGGFSGAYPRETPGGWRLIATTSALLFDPDAATPALLAPGTRVRFRPTAASDASTGSATGSATPRSPSPSTDRAVEAEPATPRSPSLSRGRPTASGAPPRSPNPSPRRAFRVVEPGLLATLQDLGRPGAASLGVAPSGALDRGALRTANRLVGNDEAEAGVEVTMGGFRAVAEADLWFAVAGAWGAIRLDGHELDPYEAHPWPAGAELHLDWFAHGARAYLAVRGGLAGHEVLGSRATDLLAALGPDPLRAGTLVALAGAASLPIPAAEIAPWGAPHDAELEVELAPGARADWFAASALRDLFESVWTVTNDADRVGVRLDGRALTRVRDGELTSEGMVPGSLQVSPTGRPTILLADGPVTGGYPVIAVATDASLDAIAQARPGSRIRFRHARAN; translated from the coding sequence GTGGTGAGCCCGCGCCTGCTGCCGATGGGCGATCGCGCCGTCATCGCCGAGGTCGCCGCGCTCGATGAGGTGCTCGCCCTGCATGAGGCGCTCGCCGCGTCGCGCCCCCGAGGCGTCGTCGACCTCGTGCCCGCGGCGCGCACGGTCCTGGTGCAGGTCGACCCTCGCCGGCTGACGCTCGCGGCCGCGCGGTCGTGGATCCAGCGCACCGCGGAGGGGATGGATGCCGCGCCCCCGGTTCGCGCCGACGCGACGGTCGTCGAACTCGACGCGGTCTACGACGGGCCCGACCTCGCCGAGACGGCGGAGCTGCTGGGGCTGAGCCGCGACGAGCTCGTCGCCCGCCACTCCGGCGCCGAGTGGACCGTCGCCTTCACGGGCTTCGCTCCCGGGTTCGGGTACCTCGTGAGCGAGGACTGGCGCTTCGACGTGCCGCGCCTCGCGAGCCCCCGGACGCGCGTTCCGGCCGGTGCGATCGGCCTCGCCGGCGGCTTCTCGGGCGCCTATCCGCGCGAGACGCCGGGCGGCTGGCGCCTCATCGCGACCACGTCGGCCCTGCTTTTCGACCCGGATGCCGCGACGCCCGCGCTCCTCGCGCCGGGGACGCGCGTGCGGTTCCGGCCGACCGCGGCGTCCGACGCTTCGACAGGCTCAGCGACCGGCTCGGCCACCCCCCGGTCCCCGAGCCCGTCGACGGATCGCGCCGTCGAGGCGGAACCGGCCACCCCCCGGTCCCCGAGCTTGTCGAGGGGTCGACCCACAGCCTCCGGCGCCCCACCCCGGTCCCCGAACCCGTCGCCACGCCGCGCCTTCCGCGTCGTCGAGCCCGGGCTCCTCGCAACGCTCCAGGACCTCGGCCGCCCCGGTGCCGCATCGCTCGGCGTCGCACCGTCGGGCGCGCTCGACCGGGGGGCGCTGCGCACGGCCAACCGCCTCGTCGGCAACGACGAGGCCGAGGCGGGTGTCGAGGTGACGATGGGCGGCTTCCGCGCCGTCGCGGAGGCCGACCTCTGGTTCGCCGTTGCGGGCGCGTGGGGCGCGATCCGACTCGACGGCCACGAGCTCGACCCGTACGAGGCGCACCCCTGGCCGGCCGGCGCCGAGCTGCACCTCGACTGGTTCGCCCACGGCGCGCGGGCGTACCTCGCGGTGCGGGGCGGCCTCGCCGGCCATGAGGTCCTCGGGTCGCGCGCGACCGACCTCCTGGCCGCACTCGGCCCCGACCCGCTGCGTGCCGGCACTCTCGTCGCGCTCGCGGGCGCGGCATCCCTTCCCATCCCCGCCGCGGAGATCGCGCCGTGGGGCGCGCCGCACGACGCAGAGCTCGAGGTCGAGCTCGCCCCCGGTGCGCGGGCGGACTGGTTCGCGGCATCCGCGCTTCGCGACCTCTTCGAATCGGTGTGGACCGTGACGAATGACGCGGATCGGGTGGGCGTGCGCCTCGACGGACGGGCTCTCACCCGCGTGCGCGACGGCGAGCTGACGAGCGAGGGCATGGTGCCGGGGTCGCTGCAGGTGTCTCCGACCGGGCGCCCCACGATCCTCCTCGCCGACGGTCCCGTGACCGGGGGCTACCCCGTCATCGCGGTGGCGACGGATGCCTCGCTCGACGCGATCGCGCAGGCCAGGCCCGGCAGCCGCATCCGGTTCCGTCACGCCCGCGCGAATTGA
- a CDS encoding ABC transporter ATP-binding protein, producing the protein MHISSTDLGLAARVQQLTKSYGSGEGAVTALDGVSVGIRRGEFTAIMGPSGSGKSTLMHIMAGLDAPTGGRAWIGDTEITGLSDLELTILRRRRVGFVFQAFNLVPTLDAMANILLPFDLDGRRPTALERARIDGLVASLGLGSRLRHRPHELSGGQQQRVAIARALATAPDLVFADEPTGNLDSRSGREVLALLQTASREHGQSIAMVTHDPVAASHADRVLFLGDGRITADKPRQSAEEISAYMLAAELGSTAPVAGATTTIETTSAPVTA; encoded by the coding sequence ATGCACATCTCCTCCACCGACCTCGGGCTCGCGGCCCGGGTGCAGCAGCTGACCAAGTCCTACGGCTCGGGCGAAGGCGCGGTCACCGCGCTCGACGGCGTGAGCGTCGGCATCCGCCGCGGCGAGTTCACGGCGATCATGGGACCGTCGGGCTCGGGCAAGTCCACCCTCATGCACATCATGGCGGGCCTCGACGCCCCCACCGGCGGCCGCGCCTGGATCGGCGACACCGAGATCACGGGCCTCAGCGACCTCGAGCTCACGATCCTGCGACGCCGGCGCGTCGGCTTCGTCTTCCAGGCCTTCAACCTCGTGCCGACGCTCGACGCGATGGCGAACATCCTGCTGCCGTTCGACCTCGACGGTCGCCGCCCGACCGCGCTCGAGCGCGCCCGCATCGACGGTCTCGTCGCGTCGCTCGGACTCGGCTCGCGGCTCCGCCACCGCCCGCATGAGCTCTCCGGGGGTCAGCAGCAGCGGGTCGCGATCGCCCGCGCACTCGCGACGGCGCCCGACCTCGTCTTCGCCGACGAGCCCACCGGCAACCTCGACTCGCGCTCCGGCCGCGAGGTGCTCGCGCTGCTGCAGACCGCGAGCCGCGAGCACGGCCAGTCCATCGCGATGGTGACGCACGACCCCGTCGCGGCGAGCCACGCCGACCGCGTCCTGTTCCTGGGCGACGGGCGGATCACGGCCGACAAGCCCCGCCAGAGCGCCGAGGAGATCTCGGCGTACATGCTCGCGGCCGAGCTCGGGAGCACCGCTCCCGTCGCGGGCGCCACCACGACGATCGAGACCACGTCGGCTCCGGTGACAGCATGA